In Candidatus Woesearchaeota archaeon, the DNA window TTGAATTTTACCATGTTTCATCTAAAAACGTCTAAGTTTAAAAAGTTTTCCCTAAAGCAAAAACAATATCCAATTACCTAATACTAACGTAACCACATAAGCGATTAAAAAACTAGGAATAAAAGGTATACCTTCTTTAATCAAAATAAGATTAATTTTTTTCTTTTTATATAACTCGTTTAATATGCTGATTTGTTTTTTATTTATTCCCAAATCACTCGGTCCAGCTATTTTTTTTCCATTACTCAAAATGTCTTCAGCTATCCAATCACCTTCAGTCAACATTGACGGCAAAACTTTTTTTAACATTGCCACATTTTCAATAACCTTTGTATAAACCCACATATAAAACATTAAAGGTGATGCTAATGATAATAACCATAAAGGATACCTAAATTCAATTAAAAAAAATGAAGATACTAACGAAATTAAACTAATCACAAATATAGGAATCTTAAAAGCATTTGCTCTCCTTGTTTTTAGAACCTGAACAAATTCATGCCCTGTTTTTGACCAATTCGCAATAAACAGGTAAAATGTCCAAACAAGTCCATAAATACTTCCAAAAATAACTAAATTAAACAAAAAGATGAAAAATAATTGAACCTCGGCATTAAAAGTTAACCCAAAAACTGCACCAAGCCCCATCAAAAGTTTGGCATCACCCCCGCCCCATTGTCCTGTATAAAACAACAAACAAGCCAACAAAAACGCTACGCCAAGGCCCAGCAATCCACTTAAAAAAATATTGTAATCATACAAATATACTGAATAAATACCCCTCAATGAAATAACACCCAAAATTAGCCCGTAATTTAACCAATCCGGCACTTCCCGATTTTTCAAATCCGTTAGAGAACCTGCTAAAATTACAATAAATCCCAATATAAATAGTATTAAATCATACATAATATACTGTAATGCCTAAAAAAGTTTATAAATATTCTTATAGTTGAAACCTTAATGACAGATATAACTAAAAAAGTGAAGGGTTTATTCAAATGGATTAAAAGCAATAGTTAAATATAATAAACAAACCACAATATAATTAAGACGCTAATTCTAAAAATACCGATTTAACCAATCAGATAGATTTATAAATATTGTTGCCCCATTAAAAATAATGAAAATTATAGACATTATTAAAAAAAGAAGATCAATTCGTGAATTTTTAGATAAACAAGTTGAATTTCATAAAATTGTAGACGTAATTGAAGCAGGTATGCATGCGCCAAGCGCAGGTAATTTGCAAAACTGGAAATTTATAATTATAAGAGATCAAGAAAAAAGAGAACAGATTGCAGAAGCATGTGTAGAACAATATTGGATTTCTCTGGCGCCTGTTATGATTATAATATGTTCAGAAAATGAAAGAGCTGAACGATATTATGAAGAAAGAGGAGTTAATTTTTATAATATTCAAAATTGCGCAGCAGCTGCGCAAAATATGTTATTAATGGCAACAGAATTAGGACTTTCATCATGCTGGATTGGCGCATTTAACGAAGACAGAATCAAATCTTTGTTATTAATACCAGAAAACGTTAAAATTAATATAATCTTGCCAATCGGTTATTCAAACACTAAACCTGAAGAAAAACACATGTTAGATATTAAAGAATTATTTTATTATGAGGAATGGGGAATTAAAATTAAAAATATTCATAAGATTATGGGAATTGAAACTGCAACCTTCAAAGATATTATATTAAAGGGAAAAGAATTAATTAATTTAACGAGTCAAAAAATTTCTGAAACTTTGCATCCTAAATAATCATAACAAAAATTTCAAGATATCAAATTAAAATAACACTATTGCCCAATACATCCAAAAAAATGGCAAAATCATTTTTTAGGCCCATAACTAAATAGTTCTTAAATAATTACTTAATAATAATTATAATCTTGTTATAAATTAAGAATAAAATAATTTAAGATAAATGGAATCCTAAATTTAAATTCTCAAAATTAAACTTTAATAATTGTCATCTTCAACGCTTTCTTTGCAATATTCACAATAACCTGACTCTTCAACTTCTGCCCCGCACAAAGGACATTCAAAACTTGAAGGTACCTCTTCTTCTTCTTCAAATTCCTCAAAATACATACATTTCACCCCTTTTAAAAAA includes these proteins:
- a CDS encoding nitroreductase family protein, whose translation is MKIIDIIKKRRSIREFLDKQVEFHKIVDVIEAGMHAPSAGNLQNWKFIIIRDQEKREQIAEACVEQYWISLAPVMIIICSENERAERYYEERGVNFYNIQNCAAAAQNMLLMATELGLSSCWIGAFNEDRIKSLLLIPENVKINIILPIGYSNTKPEEKHMLDIKELFYYEEWGIKIKNIHKIMGIETATFKDIILKGKELINLTSQKISETLHPK
- a CDS encoding prepilin peptidase, with the protein product MYDLILFILGFIVILAGSLTDLKNREVPDWLNYGLILGVISLRGIYSVYLYDYNIFLSGLLGLGVAFLLACLLFYTGQWGGGDAKLLMGLGAVFGLTFNAEVQLFFIFLFNLVIFGSIYGLVWTFYLFIANWSKTGHEFVQVLKTRRANAFKIPIFVISLISLVSSFFLIEFRYPLWLLSLASPLMFYMWVYTKVIENVAMLKKVLPSMLTEGDWIAEDILSNGKKIAGPSDLGINKKQISILNELYKKKKINLILIKEGIPFIPSFLIAYVVTLVLGNWILFLL